In Lacrimispora indolis DSM 755, a genomic segment contains:
- a CDS encoding carbohydrate ABC transporter permease, giving the protein MKMDTDRRYKVYRWGVAAGRWCLFGAVAFLILFPVYWIFISSITPPGELFKMPIDYLPDHPTLNSYQFLIRNVGLLSKIGNTVVIIGVTLVVGTLFCAMGAYAFARFRSRGISLAFGFIVATMLIPEVVTARPLYEFMQKVRLFDTYQGLILLYVSAIIPFTVLILRNFVGEIPESLEEAAAIDGASFRQRLFYVVLPLMKPAIATVCIINFITCLNNFFTPLYYSNGIQVLSVAIVQLPLRDNMYGVPWDLVSAMGWIILLPIILFVAIFEKQIMDGIMAGGVKA; this is encoded by the coding sequence ATGAAAATGGATACTGATAGAAGGTATAAAGTATACAGATGGGGAGTGGCAGCAGGAAGATGGTGCTTGTTTGGGGCCGTGGCGTTTCTGATCCTGTTCCCGGTATACTGGATATTCATTTCCTCCATAACTCCGCCGGGAGAGCTTTTTAAAATGCCCATTGATTACCTGCCGGATCACCCGACCCTGAACAGTTACCAGTTTCTGATCCGGAATGTAGGGCTGCTGTCTAAAATCGGCAACACGGTTGTGATTATCGGAGTGACTCTGGTGGTGGGGACTCTGTTTTGTGCCATGGGCGCTTATGCCTTTGCCAGGTTCCGTTCCAGGGGAATCAGCCTGGCCTTTGGGTTCATTGTTGCCACCATGCTGATTCCGGAGGTGGTCACGGCCAGACCCCTGTATGAATTCATGCAGAAAGTACGCTTATTTGATACGTATCAGGGCCTGATCCTTTTGTATGTAAGTGCCATCATCCCGTTTACAGTGCTGATCCTGCGGAATTTTGTGGGGGAGATCCCGGAATCTTTGGAGGAGGCGGCCGCCATTGACGGGGCCAGCTTCCGGCAGAGGCTGTTTTATGTGGTCCTGCCTTTGATGAAGCCTGCCATTGCCACGGTATGCATCATCAATTTTATTACCTGCTTAAACAATTTCTTCACTCCCCTGTATTATTCCAACGGCATTCAGGTGCTCAGCGTTGCCATCGTGCAGCTTCCTCTGCGGGATAATATGTATGGGGTGCCATGGGATCTGGTCAGCGCCATGGGCTGGATCATCCTGCTTCCAATCATTTTATTCGTTGCAATATTTGAAAAACAGATTATGGACGGTATTATGGCAGGAGGAGTGAAGGCGTGA
- a CDS encoding glycoside hydrolase family 172 protein: MESIFGGLGMLSQAKHGRSCAINGENPHGEKGKGGMAASSLGPSRKGSPCIRGLEPGSVTTLAEMEGPGVIQHIWITVTDRTDLDYHVLRDLVLRMYWEGEENPSVETPLGDFFCCGFARGCLVNSLPVAVNPTRGMNCYFPMPFRKKAKITIENQHGAQVPAFFYQVDYCLVDELPEDALYFHAQWRRERLTEKQKDYTVLDNVKGKGHYVGTYMALTTLERYWWGEGEVKFYLDGDEEYPTICGTGTEDYFGGAWSYGAQENGKTIETTYCTPFMGYPYYSSHDEGVHNFYHNDDTMPQRGFYRWHIMDPILFEEDLRVTIQQIGTCHKGNFERQDDVASVAYWYQTLPHQPFPQLMKKEERWPR; the protein is encoded by the coding sequence ATGGAATCAATTTTCGGGGGGCTTGGTATGCTTTCCCAGGCAAAGCATGGAAGGAGCTGTGCCATTAATGGGGAAAATCCCCATGGAGAAAAGGGCAAAGGCGGCATGGCTGCCAGTTCTTTAGGGCCTTCCAGGAAAGGCTCGCCCTGTATCAGAGGGCTTGAGCCGGGCAGTGTGACGACCCTGGCGGAGATGGAAGGACCGGGTGTGATCCAGCATATCTGGATCACTGTAACGGACCGGACGGACTTAGATTACCATGTTCTGAGGGATCTGGTGCTGCGCATGTACTGGGAGGGAGAGGAGAATCCTTCGGTGGAAACCCCTTTGGGAGATTTCTTTTGCTGCGGGTTTGCCAGAGGATGTCTGGTCAATTCCCTGCCGGTGGCGGTCAATCCTACCAGAGGCATGAACTGCTATTTCCCCATGCCTTTCCGTAAAAAAGCAAAGATCACCATAGAAAACCAGCATGGAGCCCAGGTACCTGCCTTTTTCTATCAGGTGGATTACTGTCTGGTGGATGAGCTGCCTGAGGATGCCCTGTATTTCCACGCCCAGTGGAGAAGGGAGCGCCTGACCGAGAAACAGAAGGATTATACCGTTCTTGACAACGTAAAAGGAAAAGGGCATTATGTAGGTACATATATGGCATTGACAACTCTGGAACGTTACTGGTGGGGAGAGGGAGAAGTGAAATTCTATCTGGATGGAGATGAGGAATATCCCACCATCTGCGGCACCGGGACTGAGGATTATTTCGGTGGGGCATGGAGCTATGGGGCCCAGGAGAACGGGAAAACCATAGAAACCACGTATTGTACCCCGTTTATGGGATATCCTTACTATTCCAGTCATGATGAGGGTGTGCACAATTTTTACCATAACGATGATACCATGCCCCAAAGGGGATTTTACCGGTGGCACATCATGGATCCCATCCTCTTTGAGGAGGATCTCCGGGTGACCATTCAGCAGATCGGAACCTGCCATAAGGGGAATTTTGAGCGTCAGGATGACGTTGCCAGTGTTGCCTACTGGTACCAGACCCTGCCTCATCAGCCATTTCCGCAGCTTATGAAAAAGGAAGAACGGTGGCCCAGGTAA